A section of the Malus sylvestris chromosome 17, drMalSylv7.2, whole genome shotgun sequence genome encodes:
- the LOC126612420 gene encoding zinc finger protein CONSTANS-LIKE 6 yields the protein MCNKKSPSGHDDHVQRSSMIDDMIKKEEDDEEEDELIKNLAARKFRTKTRKPKFLSLRSQLISEDNGQSYRAPNKVTSTKAKTHHRQRRRRRPQLNLFPLHPENRVENDFEDKGYMQQDENVALLFESDGSATLNGLLTSTATTSTMSSDLEEAESFSYYRGRDEYREETECDIVRTAMRSRERETSVEKWVCFSELVEEKREKDCLASSTTSTTGTRGGGDGRDVGHRRWSCGGKGLSLALKLDYEEILNAWSDKGPLYIDGGDSPQTVPDLMHQQDHQLFQLNDNSSTPDGSGGNLRRVPEEDGSLKMKMEQRLASVLRYKEKRLNRLYSKRIRYQVRKLNAEQRPRMKGRFVKRN from the exons atgtGCAACAAGAAGAGTCCTTCTGGTCACGACGATCATGTGCAGAGGAGCTCAATGATTGATGATATGatcaagaaagaagaagacgatgaagaagaagacgaacTGATTAAAAATTTAGCAGCTCGGAAATTCAGAacaaaaaccagaaaacccaaGTTTTTAAGTCTCCGATCCCAACTCATCTCCGAAGATAACGGACAAAGTTACAGAGCACCCAACAAAGTTACATCAACGAAGGCCAAGACCCACCACCGCCaacgccgccgccgccgccccCAGCTCAACCTTTTTCCGCTGCACCCGGAAAATCGGGTCGAGAATGATTTTGAAGATAAAGGGTACATGCAACAGGACGAGAACGTGGCCTTGCTGTTCGAGTCTGACGGCAGCGCCACTCTCAACGGCCTCCTAACCTCCACCGCCACCACGTCGACAATGTCATCCGATCTGGAGGAAGCAGAGTCCTTTTCCTACTACAGGGGACGGGATGAGTATAGAGAAGAAACAGAGTGTGACATTGTGCGGACGGCGATGAGGAGCAGAGAGAGGGAGACAAGCGTGGAGAAGTGGGTGTGTTTCTCGGAGTTGGtggaggagaagagagagaaggactGCTTGGCTAGCTCGACGACAAGTACTACCGGTACACGAGGCGGAGGTGATGGTCGGGATGTTGGTCATCGACGGTGGAGCTGCGGCGGAAAGGGGCTGTCGTTGGCGTTGAAGCTGGATTATGAGGAGATATTGAATGCTTGGTCCGATAAGGGACCACTGTACATTGATGGAGGAGATTCCCCACAAACTGTACCTGACTTGATGCATCAGCAGGATCATCAGCTTTTTCAGCTCAATGATAACAGCAGTACTCCCGAT GGGTCAGGTGGGAACTTAAGGAGAGTCCCGGAAGAGGACGGCAGCTTAAAAATGAAGATGGAGCAAAGACTGGCCAGTGTGTTGAGATACAAGGAAAAGAGGCTTAACCGGCTCTACTCCAAGCGGATCCGATACCAAGTGCGAAAGCTCAATGCCGAACAACGACCCCGTATGAAG GGTCGATTCGTGAAGAGAAATTGA
- the LOC126611683 gene encoding uncharacterized protein LOC126611683, producing the protein MGRQVIVLALVFVAITGVLAQEPITSPPAPSPASSPDATTSPSPSSSSAPSPSGEDASTPASAPSPANDVSSAPSPDSGDAAAPGTKATDETLEIAAAPEGGAAAEGTSDAEEDYPTDDLSRLIKN; encoded by the coding sequence ATGGGACGTCAAGTCATTGTTCTTGCCCTAGTATTTGTAGCCATTACTGGTGTTTTAGCACAAGAGCCAATCACGTCACCACCCGCCCCCTCCCCGGCCTCCTCCCCTGACGCCACCACCTCACCATCACCTTCCAGCTCATCAGCTCCTTCTCCCAGTGGTGAAGACGCCAGCACTCCGGCCTCAGCCCCAAGCCCCGCTAACGATGTATCATCCGCTCCTTCTCCCGACAGTGGCGACGCAGCTGCTCCGGGGACCAAGGCCACCGATGAGACGCTTGAGATCGCGGCTGCCCCAGAAGGCGGGGCCGCAGCTGAGGGAACCTCGGACGCTGAGGAGGATTATCCCACTGATGATCTCTCAAGGCTCATAAAAAACTGA
- the LOC126609935 gene encoding uncharacterized protein LOC126609935 — translation MARRELILIALILVAIVGVAMAADSSSSPSPSESPKKDDKKDSDSSSSSSDKDKSSSDKDNSSSDKDNSSDAPSSSSDKDKSSSDKDKSSSDKDKDKSSSAPSPSAPSPKSSDGGKSSDKDKSSSAPAPSKGSDKDSSSKSPKSSASSPDSSKDSGKDKGKDSSSPSPKSSSSSSPKSSPSSSAKDDSSSSPASSPKSSKNKDKDDSSSAPSSDSSSSASAPSPDDSASASPPAPTRDTTTEAPSDVVTADTPSLAEAPSKTAALPTFFSTASTAGALVLAAASFFAF, via the coding sequence ATGGCACGTCGCGAATTGATTCTCATTGCTCTGATCTTGGTTGCCATTGTCGGAGTTGCGATGGCAGCAGATTCGAGTAGTAGTCCTTCGCCATCGGAATCGCCCAAGAAAGACGACAAAAAAGACTCTGACagttcatcttcatcatcagaTAAGGACAAATCGTCATCAGATAAGGACAATTCATCATCAGATAAGGACAATTCATCTGATGCCCCGTCATCATCATCGGACAAGGACAAGTCATCATCGGACAAGGACAAATCATCATCGGACAAGGACAAGGATAAGTCCTCATCCGCCCCAAGCCCATCAGCACCATCCCCCAAGTCATCCGACGGTGGTAAGTCATCAGACAAGGACAAGTCATCATCTGCTCCGGCTCCAAGCAAGGGCAGTGATAAAGACAGCTCATCTAAGTCACCTAAATCCTCCGCAAGCTCGCCCGACTCCAGCAAGGACAGCGGCAAAGACAAAGGTAAAGACAGTTCATCTCCGTCGCCTAAGTCTTCTTCCTCCAGCTCTCCCAAGTCCTCACCGTCTTCAAGCGCCAAGGACGACAGTAGCAGCAGTCCGGCTTCTTCCCCCAAGTCATCAAAAAACAAGGACAAGGACGACAGTAGCTCTGCTCCATCTTCCGACTCCTCTTCCAGCGCCTCCGCCCCTTCCCCCGATGACTCAGCCTCAGCATCCCCTCCTGCCCCTACTCGTGACACTACTACAGAGGCTCCCTCTGACGTTGTGACTGCGGACACACCCTCTCTCGCTGAGGCTCCCTCTAAAACCGCCGCCCTCCCCACCTTCTTCTCCACTGCCTCCACCGCCGGTGCTCTCGTGCTCGCAGCCGCCTCCTTCTTTGCCTTTTAA